Below is a genomic region from Prunus persica cultivar Lovell chromosome G3, Prunus_persica_NCBIv2, whole genome shotgun sequence.
TTCCCTTCACAAACTATGCTGACAGAAGAAACGCCAGGATCATGAACATGGTCATGGGTGTGGTGATCATCATGATGTTCTGCGTATCAGTGCCAAATGTAAGGATATCAGTTCATAattctatataaaaaatagtagcAATGCCAAGTGGTTAAGGCAGTACAGTAAAAGCTATTGGCCGACCTGGCCACGACTTTTCTTACACACAAGGCCATAAACAAACAGTAAACAAATGACAGGGAGCTATCCCTGCCACCTTTCTTAGTGCCACTTTCAGAAGGACTGAAACCACAGATCCAGGGATGGcaatggaatttttttaacaagaGCCACAACATCGCAATTTGGAGGACACTTTTGTCCACCATGCTGCTTGCAGTTAAAGTTTCAATCTTTTCCACCCAATGCAGCAAAACTGAATACAAAGAAGAACACTTAATAATCAATTCTCCAGAACTCCAACCTACTCATGCTTCTTGATTTACTTCTTGCCACCAAGAAGTACACTGCAATACTTTTTCCCTCACATGAACCATTTGCCTCCAAGTTGCAAGTAGGACTTATATTACACACTGAAAACCtcatatgaaattaaatgcATATGAATAATGGAAACGAAAGGGCAAGGGAAGCATACAAGCTTTTACACATTCCCTTTGTCCACACCACAGAAAATCGTAGCAATGATTTTCTAAACCATGGGAATGCTGAAGCCCCAAAGACTAGATTAAACTAAACCCAGAGtaaatgaaaatgagaagATGAAACTATGTTATGGCAGAGCAGAtatcttattttgttcttACGATATCCTATATCTATGGGGTATATAACTGGACCCACTGTATGCCCTCCCTTTTAGATCCATATGTTCTGAAGATTAGTTGTTATTTTGCTAGATCTATATGCCTGCAGTAAGCTTACATAGAGATGTAATGTAGGTATCAGCAAAGCAGAAGACTCAACTCCGAAGTGATACTATAACTTAATGGCTAAAAAGTTAAATCCGCCACGCCTGCAATAATTCTCACTCATACGTAACAATGGTTTGTTTTCAAACTCCAAGCACACCACCCTCTGGGACCCAAGATTCCACAAATGCATTTGTTTGTGTGCAACAAACAGATTTTGTAGACTATTCAGTTTTAATTTGACAACAGATAAACAATAGTACCCACAAAGCCATCATCAACATAAGCAACATGTCATGATGAGTATGTGTTTCAATGATCAGAAGGATTTACCGTGCTTGTGGTCGTGTTTCTCGtcatgatggtgatgatgatcgTGATGATCATGATCTTCCTTTTCACCTTCAGCGTCAATAGCACTCTCTATCCTGGCAAGATTACAGCCAAGATTAGGAAATGATATCAAGATTCCAAACACAAGGTGTGAAATTATGAAGCATGGAAGCATGTTCTGCACATTATAGATCAATTTAATAACAGAGCAATATCAcagaagaacaaagaaaattaacacATGGAGGGAGCATGGGCTCCCAAAATAATTCTCATTTATAAGTGTATCATTTATTAATCAGCACCAATGGTAAACAACACGTGTTTGAAGCAGTATACAAAAGGAGATTAGAACAAAtgcatacccaaaaaaaatctaaagaaaaggaaataaatatttcATATATAACTCCAATGGGCTCATGAATCTGTTTGTAAACTAATTTTTACAAACAGATTCACAAGTCCCCCTCAATGTTCCTCTATTTAGACAAACACAAGGATACAAATAATTCAATGATGTTGTTAGAAATAGTTAAATGATTCAAAACTTATACTATGATACTATCCACCTTTCTTTTCATATGCAAATTGTGCACAACATTTAAAGCCATTAATCATCATTAAGAacctaattttaaataaatgggAGTAACGTCCAATAAGCGGCAACAAGAAATCAACAACCATCAGCAAGGTCAGAATTGTCTAAACCCAACAACAATGAAATGGGTGTAAAAAATTACCTCTCCAAATCAAATCCTCCAATACCAAGAACATAATCCAGGTTAACTTTTCCAAACTCTGTCCGCTTCAGTTGAGCCATACCATTGATGTTCTATTTTCAAGATAACACATTCCGTTTAATACAATAATCATTAACAAGAAtgacgaaaataaaaaaggagcaAGGTACAAACCCTTATTCGTTGCACCAAAGAAGCAATTTCTGGCTCACCAACAAGATCGgtctaggaaaaaaaaaaggacaagtACACTAGTCAGCCATTACAGCAAAAACcgtaaaaaggaaagaaaaaatagtaaCCACACCATCACAAACACATAGAAAACGTTCATGTTGAAATATTAGGGCCACactattttcagttttcaagaATCATAACTATTCAATTTGAGTGCAGTGCAGAGTAAACCTGATACACAAATAGATCATAGTAATCATGTGTACCTTATTCACGATGATACGGTCAGCATAAGCAATCTGCTCTATAGCCTCATTGACAACTCCTTTTGGCTTAACTTCATTCAGATGAAAAACAGCATGTTTAGCATCAACTAACGTGACAACACCATCCAACTTGACATCATTAAAAACCTGATCCTCAGCATAAAATGTTTGAATGATCGGTGCTGGATTTGCCAATCctacaaataaataagaagaaaaaaatttcacatgaAGTTCAATAGTTACCAGAAAGGCCCAGCAAATTCAATGAATTAACGATTTCATACACCCTACGAAACAAGTTGCAAACAAACAACCACGAACCAAAACTTAGTGcactaaaacaaaacaaacttcaTACCTGTAGTCTCTATTACAATATGATCGAACTTCCCTTTCTTCTTATGGACCAAGTCCGAAATCATACGAACAAGGTCACCCCTCACAGTGCAGCAAAGACACCCATTATTCAACATAACAATATCTTCTGCCCCAGTGGTTTTTGCAGCAACCAAAGAACCATCAATGTCTATTTCACCATACTGCAAAATCCACAAAAAAACTCCAAACCTTCACATACATAACATAAATTAAGAAACGACAAGAAGTAAGTGCAAAATTCAACCTCATACCTCGTTCTCAATCACCGCAATTCGCTTCCCATGCTCCGCAGTTAGTATATGGTTAAGCAATGTCGTCTGCCAGTTTCATTTCAAAAGTGCATTTCAGTAAATAATGAAGATTATAGTGGCATTCAAACAATGAAACTTTTGGATAAAACCGGCCATAAATTTAGCGACTTAAATCCCAAAAAAGAGTATGAGTAGAAAATATCGAACCTTTCCGGAGCCCAAGAAGCCGGTGATTATCGTGGCGGGGATGCGATTATCGGGGACAATCTGGGTCAAAACGTCGGAGCTTTCGCTCTGCGACGTCGTTGCGGTCGCAGCCACGGTGAACCTTCTGCAGCCGAGCTTAGGCTTGGCGACGAGTGTTCGGCAAAACGACGACGTCGAGTAGCGTAGGCTTTGGGAGTGAGGGGGAGTTCTTGGTCTCCAAGTGAGAGGGAACAGAGCCGCGGCTCCGACCCGGGGGAGCCGGGTTGAGTGGCGAGAAGTGAGGCCGAGAAGGGTCGTGGCCAGGTCGGCCGATATCGAAGCCATGGGAGAAAACGGCGACgtttgggttttggggtttAGAGGCACAGAAGGGGAGGGTTTATGTGAGATTGAAGACGGAAGAGGCGATATACTAATACGGCGGCAAAATGTAGCTGTGGACTGTTCGCCAATTATctagattttttaaatttttattcatatatttttagGGGGtggttttgtctttttaattttttgtaagtatcttttgtttgtatttgttttgtaCCTACCTACTTAATTTATGAAACCGTTCATCTTTTCCTCACATTCTTATTAAGAGAATCTCTGACCCGACAGCAGtagcaaataaaattttttaaattgaaaattattgacTTACgtgacattttttaaaaaaaaaataggttaCTTGAATAATTTTTACTCTAACTGACTCTttaaaagcccaaaggagagagaaaatttttaaaagaagcaaaaatggacaaaattgcccttatttatttgttgctttcctaagaaatcctttacatttgcatgtctttagtttgaaagttgagaggttattctgtcttttttcaaaaagctttggctttttccaaaagtaaaagtttttttatgggtaaaacttaaatttactATGTagtatttattatatgaaaagaacaaatgcatgtttttaacttttgcaaggtaggttttgtttttccaaagtaaaattaaatgtttgaaaagtcaaaattaACTTACCATTcttgaagaaagagaaagatgttGCAACTTTGATGATTGAGGTTGAAGAGGTTGTTGGAAAGAGTTTTTCTGATGTGACTCACCTATTTTAGAATTTCAAAGATGTTGAAGAGGctgttggagatgctctaatcTTTtgtaaaacttttttttttgtgaaaatataaaaatttaaaagtaagatgattgttttttttttttttaatacaagggTTTCTCATACACTCTATTAAGATGTTATAGGGATTTGAACTTGAGATCACAGATAAGATAAGATAATTGTTCTAAAgaggaatgctagcaaccttctctaTTGGACTTTCTCCCTTCTCTTTATGACAAGTGTCATTTtctttacacttaaaacaatgtcattaatgcatcacacaatttagtttttgtttttcaagtttacccttttaaaatgtattggcttttatatttccttcaatttattcaaattttgttataacttCTTTAGCAcattgttaaaaaataaataagaaaaacttcatatttttaaaaaataaaaataaagtttgtttCATGACATTGTTATcgtctttatttatttattttttttttgaggtcctttcctattgaaaggggcgatagcatattaaactcacacacacaacacggatgctagAACTTGAATCTAGgaccttgcctgagggagtaaatactccaaaccactacactagtgggtcctttgcttatcgtctttattttgtttttaacaaaacacacgttctttggaaaaaataaaaattaaaaaaaacttcaatttttattttcttatttaatttttaacaaagtggtaagaaagttataaaaaaaaatagtttgttattaaaaaaattaatttgttattaaaaaaaaattagtttgttattaaaaaaattaatacatttaataaggataaacttgaaaaacaaaaattaatttgtgtgatgcattaatgacattgtttttagTGTAAAGAAAGTGACACTTATCATgagaagaagggaaaagatTCAAAAAAAGAATGTTGGAGAGAAAGTTGACATACAATTGCATCAACCACCCCTCACCCCTCAGCCTCCTGATGCGTGCAGAGTCTTCCAGAGGATCAACGGGTAGGGCCCAGATCTTCCCAATGGATAATGCTCAACCGTTGGCCCCAACCCTTCCCGCTTATCCCGCCCTTCACCAACCAAATTCTGAGCCATCTCCGCTTACTACTTCCCACGTGTCAACCATCCGTAGGTTCGGATTTTGGTTCGGCACACGCCACCTCGCACTTTCTTTCAGTCTCCGTCACTCTCTTTATtagctctctttttctctagAAATCACTTAACAGAGACTTTTTGGAGTTTTGATCCTCTCTCGCTCTTTCTGGAGAATCAGAGTACAAGGCAATTGGTCATGCTAAggtataattggaaaaaagctttttccttttaaatttcttttttggttatggattgtttgtttcttttctttggaaattatcttattatttttcccTTGGAAAGTGATGATTTTTTCCTGCTTTAAGCCTTTTGTTCGATTCATTAACACATAAAGCGAGTTTGTTTGAGGATAgcattgatttttttacatgggattttgtattttttctcATCATTTCCACTATTGTATTACTATAAGAGGATCATGGCTTTCTCTTCTATGTTATCAGTTAcgattttagttttcttttcattacCGATGAT
It encodes:
- the LOC18783580 gene encoding COBW domain-containing protein 1; this encodes MASISADLATTLLGLTSRHSTRLPRVGAAALFPLTWRPRTPPHSQSLRYSTSSFCRTLVAKPKLGCRRFTVAATATTSQSESSDVLTQIVPDNRIPATIITGFLGSGKTTLLNHILTAEHGKRIAVIENEYGEIDIDGSLVAAKTTGAEDIVMLNNGCLCCTVRGDLVRMISDLVHKKKGKFDHIVIETTGLANPAPIIQTFYAEDQVFNDVKLDGVVTLVDAKHAVFHLNEVKPKGVVNEAIEQIAYADRIIVNKTDLVGEPEIASLVQRIRNINGMAQLKRTEFGKVNLDYVLGIGGFDLERIESAIDAEGEKEDHDHHDHHHHHDEKHDHKHEHHDDHHTHDHVHDPGVSSVSIVCEGNLDLEKANIWLGTLLLERSEDIYRMKGLLSVQGMNERFVFQGVHDIFQGSPDRLWGPNEPRTNKIVFIGKNLDAQELEKGFKGCLL